A DNA window from Labrus mixtus chromosome 4, fLabMix1.1, whole genome shotgun sequence contains the following coding sequences:
- the LOC132973404 gene encoding NACHT, LRR and PYD domains-containing protein 12-like isoform X11, with protein MLGSKQTALRCCIRYLGRQEGRENQIKDHIRLFYLHERLLLSSDQSGDQKMSDRGGKEENRAESPLSSCLSMKSDWSKGCPPDFSNEPGPSDPQITKGSVSVEEQLSSCALCQGLLRDPVSTSCGHWFCRQCLTSYWDQSTSSGETSCPQCGERSVIRQGLQISSQSSSVTIDRGLQEVLDEHKISLRRRCEHVTEGSDETGSRTFLNRIYTELYITEGQSEEVNTQHEVRQLETYSKKKTLHETPIKCQDMFKALPDQQNQKTEAQPDQQKPIRVVLTNGVAGVGKTFSVQKFTLDWAEGSENQDLSLVILLSFRELNLIRDKEYSLLELLRVFHPTLQKVTAETLAVCKLLFIFDGLDESRPSLDFKNMEVVSDVTKKSPLNTLLTNLIKGNLLPSALIWITSRPAAANQIPPSCVDRVTEVQGFTDAQKEEYFRKRFSDDEDLSSRIISHIKTSRSLHIMCLIPVFCWITATVLEHMMSTEQRGELPKTLTDLFSHFLLVQTKRKKHKYDEGRETSLHELMEADGEVLLKLGRLAFEHLEDGNIMFYKEDLERCGLDVTEASVYSGVCTEIFKRESVIFQKTVYCFVHLSVQEFLAAVYMFHCLTNRKRGVVKAFLKDNNIIFQTPESDDLSLDVFLRSAMEKSLKSKNGHLDLFVRFLHGLSLESNQRLLGGLLGRRDNGPEMIQRVINNLKKMNSDDISPDRSINIFHCLMEMNDLSVHQEIQKFLKSENRSEELSVIHCSALAYMLQMSEEVLDEFNLNEYKTSDQGRLRLIPAVRNCRKANLWSCSLSEISCSSLASALKSNPSHLRYLDLTYNELEDSGVKLLCDFLQSPNCRLETLRLFRCRFSEISCSSLASALKSNPSHLRELNLGNNELQDSGVKLLCDFLQSPNCRLEDLRLWGCRFSEISCSSLASALKSNPSHLRHLHLTKNELQDSGVKLLCDFLQSPNCRLETLSLSGCNLSEISFSSLASALKSNPSHLRELDLGFNKLQDSGVELLCEGLQSPNCRLETLSLCDCSLSEISCSSLASALKSNPSHLRELDLDYNKLEDSGLELLCEGLQSPNCRLEILKLCDCSLSEISCSSLASALKSNPSHLKHLDLSHNELQDSGVKLLSDFLQSPNCRLEILRLRSCSLSEISCSSLASALKSNPSHLIELNLSSNKLQDSGKKLLHDLQENPDYKLEKLSCW; from the exons ATGTTAGGATCTAAACAAACTGCACTGAGGTGCTGCATCAGGTACTTAGGCAgacaggaaggaagagaaaatcaaattaagGATCACATCAG GTTGTTTTACCTGCATGAACGTCTTTTATTGTCCTCTGATCAATCTGGAGATCAGAAGATGAGTGATAGAGGGGGCAAAGAGGAGAACAGAGCAGAGTCTCCTCTGTCCAGCTGTCTCTCTATGAAGAGTGACTGGTCTAAAGGTTGTCCTCCAGACTTCAGTAATGAACCAGGACCCTCAGATCCACA AATAACAAAGGGGTCTGTTTCTGTGGAGGAGCAGCTTTCCAGCTGTGCTTTGTGTCAGGGCCTCCTAAGAGATCCAGTTTCTACCAGCTGTGGACACTGGTTCTGCAGACAGTGTCTCACCTCATACTGGGACCAGTCTACTTCATCAGGAGAGACCTCCTGTCCCCAGTGTGGAGAAAGATCTGTCATAAGACAAGGACTGCAGATATCCAGTCAGTCCAGCAGTGTAACCA taGATAGAGGTCTGCAGGAGGTTTTAGATGAACATAAGATCAGTCTGAGGAGGAGATGTGaacatgtgactgaaggaagtgatgaaacaggaagtagaaccttcCTCAATAGGATCTACACtgagctctacatcacagagggacagagtgaAGAGGTGAACACCCAACATGAGGTGAGACAGCTTGAGACATACTCTAAAAAGAAGACCCTCCATGAGACTCCAATCAAGTGTCAGGACATGTTTAAAGCCTTACCCGACCAACAgaaccaaaagacagaagctcaacccgaccaacagaaACCCATCAGAGTGGTTCTGACAAACGGCGTCGCTGGTGTTGGAAAAACCTTCTCAGTGcagaagttcactctggactgggCAGAGGGCTCAGAGAACCAAGACCTCAGTCTGGTGATCCTGCTTTCATTCAGGGAGCTGAACTTGATCAGAGATAAGGAGTACAGTCTTCTTGAGCTGCTCCGTGTTTTCCATCCAACATTACAGAAGGTCACAGCAGAGACGCTCGCTGTCTGTAAACTGTTGTTCATCTTTGACGGCCTGGATGAAAGCAGACCGTCGTTGGACTTCAAAAACATGGAGGTTGTGTCTGATGTCACAAAGAAGTCACCGTTAAACACACTGTTGACAAACCTCATCAAGGGGAATCTGCTCCCCTCAGCTCTCATCTGGATAACTTctcgacctgcagcagccaatcagatccctccttCATGTGTTGACAGGGTAACAGAAGTACAAGGCTTCACTGACGCCCAGAAGGAGGAgtacttcaggaagaggttcagtgatgatgaagatctGTCCAGCAGAATCATCTCACACATCAAGACATCCAGgagcctccacatcatgtgtCTGATCCCggtcttctgctggatcactgccACAGTTCTGGAGCACATGAtgagcacagagcagagaggagagctgcccaagaccctgactgaCCTGTTCTCACACTTCCTGCTGgttcagacaaagaggaagaagcacAAGTATGATGAGGGACGTGAGACAAGTCTACATGAGCTGATGGAGGCTGACGGGGAAGTTCTACTGAAGCTGGGGAGACTGGCGTTTGAACATCTGGAGGATGGAAACATCATGTTCTATAAAGAAGACCTGGAGCGTTGTGGTCTGGATGTCACAGAGGCTTCGGTTTACTCAGGAGTTTGTACAGAGATCTTCAAAAGAGAGAGTGTGATCTTCCAGAAAACAGTCTACTGCTTTGTTCATCTGAGCGTTCAGGAGTTTCTGGCTGCAGTCTACATGTTCCACTgtttgacaaacaggaagagaggtGTAGTGAAGGCTTTCCTAAAAGACAACAACATCATTTTTCAAACTCCTGAAAGTGATGACTTATCCCTGGATGTCTTCCTGAGGAGTGCCATGGAGAAATccctgaaaagtaaaaatggtCACCTGGACCTGTTTGTTCGCTTCCTTCATGGCCTCTCTCTGGAGTCCAACCAGAGACTCTTGGGAGGCCTGCTGGGTCGGAGAGACAACGGTCCAGAAATGATCCAGAGAGTCATCAACAACCTGAAGAAGATGAACAGTGATGATATCTCTCCTGACAGAAGCATCAACATCTTCCACTGTCTGATGGAGATGAACGACCTCTCAGTACATCAGGAGATCCAAAAGTTCCTGAAGTCAGAGAACAGATCAGAGGAACTTTCTGTGATCCACTGCTCTGCTCTGGCCTACATGCTGCAGATGTCAGAGGAGGTTCTGGATGAGTTCAATCTGAATGAGTACAAGACATCAGACCAGGGACGACTGAGACtgattccagctgtgaggaactgcaggaaggCAAA tttgtggagctgcagtttgtcagagatcagctgttcttctctggcctcagctctgaagtccaacccctcccatctgagaTATCTGGACCTGACCTATAACGAGCTggaggattcaggagtgaagctgctgtgtgattttctgcagagtccaaactgtagactggagactctgag ATTGTTCAGATGCAGGTtttcagagatcagctgttcttctctggcctcagctctgaagtccaacccctcccatctgagagaGCTGAACCTGGGTAACAacgagctgcaggattcaggagtgaagctgctgtgtgattttctgcagagtccaaactgtagactggAGGATCTGAG ATTGTGGGGCTGCAGGTtttcagagatcagctgttcttctctggcctcagctctgaagtccaacccctcccatctgagaCATCTGCACCTGACTAAGAacgagctgcaggattcaggagtgaagctgctgtgtgattttctgcagagtccaaactgtagactCGAGACTCTGAG tttgAGTGGCTGCAatttgtcagagatcagcttttcttctctggcctcagctctgaagtccaacccctcccatctgagagagctggacctgggcttcaacaagctgcaggattcaggagtggagctgctgtgtgagggactgcagagtccaaactgtagactggagactctgag tttgtgtgactgcagtttgtcagagatcagctgttcttctctggcctcagctctgaagtccaacccctcccatctgagagagctggacctggaCTACAACAAGCTGGAGGATTCAGGattggagctgctgtgtgagggactgcagagtccaaactgtagactggAGATTCTGAA attgtgtgactgcagtttgtcagagatcagctgttcttctctggcctcagctctgaagtccaacccctcccatctgaaaCATCTGGACCTGAGTCACAacgagctgcaggattcaggagtgaagctgctgagtgattttctgcagagtccaaactgcagactggagaTTCTGAG attgaggagctgcagtttgtcagagatcagctgttcttctctggcctcagctctgaagtccaacccctcccatctaaTTGAGCTGAACCTGAGCTccaacaagctgcaggattcaggaaaGAAGCTGCTGCACGATCTTCAGGAGAATCCAGACTACAAACTGGAGAAGCTGAG CTGCTGGTGA
- the LOC132973404 gene encoding NACHT, LRR and PYD domains-containing protein 12-like isoform X17, producing the protein MLGSKQTALRCCIRYLGRQEGRENQIKDHIRLFYLHERLLLSSDQSGDQKMSDRGGKEENRAESPLSSCLSMKSDWSKGCPPDFSNEPGPSDPQITKGSVSVEEQLSSCALCQGLLRDPVSTSCGHWFCRQCLTSYWDQSTSSGETSCPQCGERSVIRQGLQISSQSSSVTIDRGLQEVLDEHKISLRRRCEHVTEGSDETGSRTFLNRIYTELYITEGQSEEVNTQHEVRQLETYSKKKTLHETPIKCQDMFKALPDQQNQKTEAQPDQQKPIRVVLTNGVAGVGKTFSVQKFTLDWAEGSENQDLSLVILLSFRELNLIRDKEYSLLELLRVFHPTLQKVTAETLAVCKLLFIFDGLDESRPSLDFKNMEVVSDVTKKSPLNTLLTNLIKGNLLPSALIWITSRPAAANQIPPSCVDRVTEVQGFTDAQKEEYFRKRFSDDEDLSSRIISHIKTSRSLHIMCLIPVFCWITATVLEHMMSTEQRGELPKTLTDLFSHFLLVQTKRKKHKYDEGRETSLHELMEADGEVLLKLGRLAFEHLEDGNIMFYKEDLERCGLDVTEASVYSGVCTEIFKRESVIFQKTVYCFVHLSVQEFLAAVYMFHCLTNRKRGVVKAFLKDNNIIFQTPESDDLSLDVFLRSAMEKSLKSKNGHLDLFVRFLHGLSLESNQRLLGGLLGRRDNGPEMIQRVINNLKKMNSDDISPDRSINIFHCLMEMNDLSVHQEIQKFLKSENRSEELSVIHCSALAYMLQMSEEVLDEFNLNEYKTSDQGRLRLIPAVRNCRKAKFINCGLSETHYEAVASALKSNPSHLRELDLSSNKLQDSGVKLLSEGLQSPNCRLESLNLWSCSLSEISCSSLASALKSNPSHLRYLDLTYNELEDSGVKLLCDFLQSPNCRLETLRLFRCRFSEISCSSLASALKSNPSHLRELNLGNNELQDSGVKLLCDFLQSPNCRLEDLSLSGCNLSEISFSSLASALKSNPSHLRELDLGFNKLQDSGVELLCEGLQSPNCRLETLRLCDCSLSEISCSSLASALKSNPSHLKHLDLSHNELQDSGVKLLSDFLQSPNCRLEILRLRSCSLSEISCSSLASALKSNPSHLIELNLSSNKLQDSGKKLLHDLQENPDYKLEKLSCW; encoded by the exons ATGTTAGGATCTAAACAAACTGCACTGAGGTGCTGCATCAGGTACTTAGGCAgacaggaaggaagagaaaatcaaattaagGATCACATCAG GTTGTTTTACCTGCATGAACGTCTTTTATTGTCCTCTGATCAATCTGGAGATCAGAAGATGAGTGATAGAGGGGGCAAAGAGGAGAACAGAGCAGAGTCTCCTCTGTCCAGCTGTCTCTCTATGAAGAGTGACTGGTCTAAAGGTTGTCCTCCAGACTTCAGTAATGAACCAGGACCCTCAGATCCACA AATAACAAAGGGGTCTGTTTCTGTGGAGGAGCAGCTTTCCAGCTGTGCTTTGTGTCAGGGCCTCCTAAGAGATCCAGTTTCTACCAGCTGTGGACACTGGTTCTGCAGACAGTGTCTCACCTCATACTGGGACCAGTCTACTTCATCAGGAGAGACCTCCTGTCCCCAGTGTGGAGAAAGATCTGTCATAAGACAAGGACTGCAGATATCCAGTCAGTCCAGCAGTGTAACCA taGATAGAGGTCTGCAGGAGGTTTTAGATGAACATAAGATCAGTCTGAGGAGGAGATGTGaacatgtgactgaaggaagtgatgaaacaggaagtagaaccttcCTCAATAGGATCTACACtgagctctacatcacagagggacagagtgaAGAGGTGAACACCCAACATGAGGTGAGACAGCTTGAGACATACTCTAAAAAGAAGACCCTCCATGAGACTCCAATCAAGTGTCAGGACATGTTTAAAGCCTTACCCGACCAACAgaaccaaaagacagaagctcaacccgaccaacagaaACCCATCAGAGTGGTTCTGACAAACGGCGTCGCTGGTGTTGGAAAAACCTTCTCAGTGcagaagttcactctggactgggCAGAGGGCTCAGAGAACCAAGACCTCAGTCTGGTGATCCTGCTTTCATTCAGGGAGCTGAACTTGATCAGAGATAAGGAGTACAGTCTTCTTGAGCTGCTCCGTGTTTTCCATCCAACATTACAGAAGGTCACAGCAGAGACGCTCGCTGTCTGTAAACTGTTGTTCATCTTTGACGGCCTGGATGAAAGCAGACCGTCGTTGGACTTCAAAAACATGGAGGTTGTGTCTGATGTCACAAAGAAGTCACCGTTAAACACACTGTTGACAAACCTCATCAAGGGGAATCTGCTCCCCTCAGCTCTCATCTGGATAACTTctcgacctgcagcagccaatcagatccctccttCATGTGTTGACAGGGTAACAGAAGTACAAGGCTTCACTGACGCCCAGAAGGAGGAgtacttcaggaagaggttcagtgatgatgaagatctGTCCAGCAGAATCATCTCACACATCAAGACATCCAGgagcctccacatcatgtgtCTGATCCCggtcttctgctggatcactgccACAGTTCTGGAGCACATGAtgagcacagagcagagaggagagctgcccaagaccctgactgaCCTGTTCTCACACTTCCTGCTGgttcagacaaagaggaagaagcacAAGTATGATGAGGGACGTGAGACAAGTCTACATGAGCTGATGGAGGCTGACGGGGAAGTTCTACTGAAGCTGGGGAGACTGGCGTTTGAACATCTGGAGGATGGAAACATCATGTTCTATAAAGAAGACCTGGAGCGTTGTGGTCTGGATGTCACAGAGGCTTCGGTTTACTCAGGAGTTTGTACAGAGATCTTCAAAAGAGAGAGTGTGATCTTCCAGAAAACAGTCTACTGCTTTGTTCATCTGAGCGTTCAGGAGTTTCTGGCTGCAGTCTACATGTTCCACTgtttgacaaacaggaagagaggtGTAGTGAAGGCTTTCCTAAAAGACAACAACATCATTTTTCAAACTCCTGAAAGTGATGACTTATCCCTGGATGTCTTCCTGAGGAGTGCCATGGAGAAATccctgaaaagtaaaaatggtCACCTGGACCTGTTTGTTCGCTTCCTTCATGGCCTCTCTCTGGAGTCCAACCAGAGACTCTTGGGAGGCCTGCTGGGTCGGAGAGACAACGGTCCAGAAATGATCCAGAGAGTCATCAACAACCTGAAGAAGATGAACAGTGATGATATCTCTCCTGACAGAAGCATCAACATCTTCCACTGTCTGATGGAGATGAACGACCTCTCAGTACATCAGGAGATCCAAAAGTTCCTGAAGTCAGAGAACAGATCAGAGGAACTTTCTGTGATCCACTGCTCTGCTCTGGCCTACATGCTGCAGATGTCAGAGGAGGTTCTGGATGAGTTCAATCTGAATGAGTACAAGACATCAGACCAGGGACGACTGAGACtgattccagctgtgaggaactgcaggaaggCAAA GTTTATTAACTGTGGACTGTCAGAGACTCACTATGAAGCcgtggcctcagctctgaagtccaacccctcccatctgagagagctggacctgagctccaacaagctgcaggattcaggagtgaagctgctgagtgagggactgcagagtccaaactgtagactggAGTCTCTGAA tttgtggagctgcagtttgtcagagatcagctgttcttctctggcctcagctctgaagtccaacccctcccatctgagaTATCTGGACCTGACCTATAACGAGCTggaggattcaggagtgaagctgctgtgtgattttctgcagagtccaaactgtagactggagactctgag ATTGTTCAGATGCAGGTtttcagagatcagctgttcttctctggcctcagctctgaagtccaacccctcccatctgagagaGCTGAACCTGGGTAACAacgagctgcaggattcaggagtgaagctgctgtgtgattttctgcagagtccaaactgtagactggAGGATCTGAG tttgAGTGGCTGCAatttgtcagagatcagcttttcttctctggcctcagctctgaagtccaacccctcccatctgagagagctggacctgggcttcaacaagctgcaggattcaggagtggagctgctgtgtgagggactgcagagtccaaactgtagactggagactctgag attgtgtgactgcagtttgtcagagatcagctgttcttctctggcctcagctctgaagtccaacccctcccatctgaaaCATCTGGACCTGAGTCACAacgagctgcaggattcaggagtgaagctgctgagtgattttctgcagagtccaaactgcagactggagaTTCTGAG attgaggagctgcagtttgtcagagatcagctgttcttctctggcctcagctctgaagtccaacccctcccatctaaTTGAGCTGAACCTGAGCTccaacaagctgcaggattcaggaaaGAAGCTGCTGCACGATCTTCAGGAGAATCCAGACTACAAACTGGAGAAGCTGAG CTGCTGGTGA
- the LOC132973404 gene encoding NACHT, LRR and PYD domains-containing protein 12-like isoform X16 → MLGSKQTALRCCIRYLGRQEGRENQIKDHIRLFYLHERLLLSSDQSGDQKMSDRGGKEENRAESPLSSCLSMKSDWSKGCPPDFSNEPGPSDPQITKGSVSVEEQLSSCALCQGLLRDPVSTSCGHWFCRQCLTSYWDQSTSSGETSCPQCGERSVIRQGLQISSQSSSVTIDRGLQEVLDEHKISLRRRCEHVTEGSDETGSRTFLNRIYTELYITEGQSEEVNTQHEVRQLETYSKKKTLHETPIKCQDMFKALPDQQNQKTEAQPDQQKPIRVVLTNGVAGVGKTFSVQKFTLDWAEGSENQDLSLVILLSFRELNLIRDKEYSLLELLRVFHPTLQKVTAETLAVCKLLFIFDGLDESRPSLDFKNMEVVSDVTKKSPLNTLLTNLIKGNLLPSALIWITSRPAAANQIPPSCVDRVTEVQGFTDAQKEEYFRKRFSDDEDLSSRIISHIKTSRSLHIMCLIPVFCWITATVLEHMMSTEQRGELPKTLTDLFSHFLLVQTKRKKHKYDEGRETSLHELMEADGEVLLKLGRLAFEHLEDGNIMFYKEDLERCGLDVTEASVYSGVCTEIFKRESVIFQKTVYCFVHLSVQEFLAAVYMFHCLTNRKRGVVKAFLKDNNIIFQTPESDDLSLDVFLRSAMEKSLKSKNGHLDLFVRFLHGLSLESNQRLLGGLLGRRDNGPEMIQRVINNLKKMNSDDISPDRSINIFHCLMEMNDLSVHQEIQKFLKSENRSEELSVIHCSALAYMLQMSEEVLDEFNLNEYKTSDQGRLRLIPAVRNCRKAKFINCGLSETHYEAVASALKSNPSHLRELDLSSNKLQDSGVKLLSEGLQSPNCRLESLNLWSCSLSEISCSSLASALKSNPSHLRYLDLTYNELEDSGVKLLCDFLQSPNCRLETLRLFRCRFSEISCSSLASALKSNPSHLRELNLGNNELQDSGVKLLCDFLQSPNCRLEDLRLWGCRFSEISCSSLASALKSNPSHLRHLHLTKNELQDSGVKLLCDFLQSPNCRLETLSLSGCNLSEISFSSLASALKSNPSHLRELDLGFNKLQDSGVELLCEGLQSPNCRLETLRLRSCSLSEISCSSLASALKSNPSHLIELNLSSNKLQDSGKKLLHDLQENPDYKLEKLSCW, encoded by the exons ATGTTAGGATCTAAACAAACTGCACTGAGGTGCTGCATCAGGTACTTAGGCAgacaggaaggaagagaaaatcaaattaagGATCACATCAG GTTGTTTTACCTGCATGAACGTCTTTTATTGTCCTCTGATCAATCTGGAGATCAGAAGATGAGTGATAGAGGGGGCAAAGAGGAGAACAGAGCAGAGTCTCCTCTGTCCAGCTGTCTCTCTATGAAGAGTGACTGGTCTAAAGGTTGTCCTCCAGACTTCAGTAATGAACCAGGACCCTCAGATCCACA AATAACAAAGGGGTCTGTTTCTGTGGAGGAGCAGCTTTCCAGCTGTGCTTTGTGTCAGGGCCTCCTAAGAGATCCAGTTTCTACCAGCTGTGGACACTGGTTCTGCAGACAGTGTCTCACCTCATACTGGGACCAGTCTACTTCATCAGGAGAGACCTCCTGTCCCCAGTGTGGAGAAAGATCTGTCATAAGACAAGGACTGCAGATATCCAGTCAGTCCAGCAGTGTAACCA taGATAGAGGTCTGCAGGAGGTTTTAGATGAACATAAGATCAGTCTGAGGAGGAGATGTGaacatgtgactgaaggaagtgatgaaacaggaagtagaaccttcCTCAATAGGATCTACACtgagctctacatcacagagggacagagtgaAGAGGTGAACACCCAACATGAGGTGAGACAGCTTGAGACATACTCTAAAAAGAAGACCCTCCATGAGACTCCAATCAAGTGTCAGGACATGTTTAAAGCCTTACCCGACCAACAgaaccaaaagacagaagctcaacccgaccaacagaaACCCATCAGAGTGGTTCTGACAAACGGCGTCGCTGGTGTTGGAAAAACCTTCTCAGTGcagaagttcactctggactgggCAGAGGGCTCAGAGAACCAAGACCTCAGTCTGGTGATCCTGCTTTCATTCAGGGAGCTGAACTTGATCAGAGATAAGGAGTACAGTCTTCTTGAGCTGCTCCGTGTTTTCCATCCAACATTACAGAAGGTCACAGCAGAGACGCTCGCTGTCTGTAAACTGTTGTTCATCTTTGACGGCCTGGATGAAAGCAGACCGTCGTTGGACTTCAAAAACATGGAGGTTGTGTCTGATGTCACAAAGAAGTCACCGTTAAACACACTGTTGACAAACCTCATCAAGGGGAATCTGCTCCCCTCAGCTCTCATCTGGATAACTTctcgacctgcagcagccaatcagatccctccttCATGTGTTGACAGGGTAACAGAAGTACAAGGCTTCACTGACGCCCAGAAGGAGGAgtacttcaggaagaggttcagtgatgatgaagatctGTCCAGCAGAATCATCTCACACATCAAGACATCCAGgagcctccacatcatgtgtCTGATCCCggtcttctgctggatcactgccACAGTTCTGGAGCACATGAtgagcacagagcagagaggagagctgcccaagaccctgactgaCCTGTTCTCACACTTCCTGCTGgttcagacaaagaggaagaagcacAAGTATGATGAGGGACGTGAGACAAGTCTACATGAGCTGATGGAGGCTGACGGGGAAGTTCTACTGAAGCTGGGGAGACTGGCGTTTGAACATCTGGAGGATGGAAACATCATGTTCTATAAAGAAGACCTGGAGCGTTGTGGTCTGGATGTCACAGAGGCTTCGGTTTACTCAGGAGTTTGTACAGAGATCTTCAAAAGAGAGAGTGTGATCTTCCAGAAAACAGTCTACTGCTTTGTTCATCTGAGCGTTCAGGAGTTTCTGGCTGCAGTCTACATGTTCCACTgtttgacaaacaggaagagaggtGTAGTGAAGGCTTTCCTAAAAGACAACAACATCATTTTTCAAACTCCTGAAAGTGATGACTTATCCCTGGATGTCTTCCTGAGGAGTGCCATGGAGAAATccctgaaaagtaaaaatggtCACCTGGACCTGTTTGTTCGCTTCCTTCATGGCCTCTCTCTGGAGTCCAACCAGAGACTCTTGGGAGGCCTGCTGGGTCGGAGAGACAACGGTCCAGAAATGATCCAGAGAGTCATCAACAACCTGAAGAAGATGAACAGTGATGATATCTCTCCTGACAGAAGCATCAACATCTTCCACTGTCTGATGGAGATGAACGACCTCTCAGTACATCAGGAGATCCAAAAGTTCCTGAAGTCAGAGAACAGATCAGAGGAACTTTCTGTGATCCACTGCTCTGCTCTGGCCTACATGCTGCAGATGTCAGAGGAGGTTCTGGATGAGTTCAATCTGAATGAGTACAAGACATCAGACCAGGGACGACTGAGACtgattccagctgtgaggaactgcaggaaggCAAA GTTTATTAACTGTGGACTGTCAGAGACTCACTATGAAGCcgtggcctcagctctgaagtccaacccctcccatctgagagagctggacctgagctccaacaagctgcaggattcaggagtgaagctgctgagtgagggactgcagagtccaaactgtagactggAGTCTCTGAA tttgtggagctgcagtttgtcagagatcagctgttcttctctggcctcagctctgaagtccaacccctcccatctgagaTATCTGGACCTGACCTATAACGAGCTggaggattcaggagtgaagctgctgtgtgattttctgcagagtccaaactgtagactggagactctgag ATTGTTCAGATGCAGGTtttcagagatcagctgttcttctctggcctcagctctgaagtccaacccctcccatctgagagaGCTGAACCTGGGTAACAacgagctgcaggattcaggagtgaagctgctgtgtgattttctgcagagtccaaactgtagactggAGGATCTGAG ATTGTGGGGCTGCAGGTtttcagagatcagctgttcttctctggcctcagctctgaagtccaacccctcccatctgagaCATCTGCACCTGACTAAGAacgagctgcaggattcaggagtgaagctgctgtgtgattttctgcagagtccaaactgtagactCGAGACTCTGAG tttgAGTGGCTGCAatttgtcagagatcagcttttcttctctggcctcagctctgaagtccaacccctcccatctgagagagctggacctgggcttcaacaagctgcaggattcaggagtggagctgctgtgtgagggactgcagagtccaaactgtagactggagactctgag attgaggagctgcagtttgtcagagatcagctgttcttctctggcctcagctctgaagtccaacccctcccatctaaTTGAGCTGAACCTGAGCTccaacaagctgcaggattcaggaaaGAAGCTGCTGCACGATCTTCAGGAGAATCCAGACTACAAACTGGAGAAGCTGAG CTGCTGGTGA